In Lasioglossum baleicum chromosome 1, iyLasBale1, whole genome shotgun sequence, the genomic window GAGGCACCCAATCGAACCGCTGCAATACATTTAATTATGATGTAAAtgtaattctaaataaatattgtgAATATTCTGAAATTaccttattgaatttattatcttattattctaatatattatgtaatattatacatattacgaatatgtatattctaaaaatatattgtaaatattctaaAATTACCTTATTGAATTTAATAAGGACACAAGGTTGCAACGGATTGGAATATCCATATGGATACTTGCTACAGGGTCCGAGACTCTTTATGTTGAAGTAACACGGCTTGTAGAAATTGTTTTGACAATTGACGTCATATTTCGATACGTTTTTACTGTACTCTAAAatggaaaattaatatttcatagtTTCCTTATTCATACGGTTTtcgtaaaatgaataaaaataaaagaaacaacAAGAATACTTGTTACACAGAGTTTCCTAAATTAATATCAACTCCAAAAAGATTCCACAAAATCAAAgtagtttaatttataaaaccGAAACTAGGGAggaaaaattttccattttaaaaatattaataaaactcgGTTTATTTGAACAAGATAAACAGAATATCTAAACCTGATCAATGATTAATCTCGCCGATAAGTGATCGACGTGATACTTAATCTCTTGATATGTGAATTAAATAGGTGTTATCAAAGATAccagttatcataacttatcaTTTGTGTAAGCTTAACAATGAATCTCCAATGAGttctattaatttaataatttgatgattataaaataaaaatgcgaAACCGGTCAATTGACCGGTCGTgatacggttagtgttaaccaTAACTGGTTCAAAGAAAACTTTTTAGTAATATTGGATTGGAATatctaaaattataaatatctcaAATACCTTCCAGAAAATCGTTCAGGGCTTGAATATATCTTTTTGGTCGAGCTTTGATGTTTGAGTGACTCACTGATATGATGGGCGAAACTGCTGAAATGCTTGTCGGTTTAAACGCAATTCCTTAAAAACAATTAACGTGTTACATTTGCCACGAACTTCATTCAAAATATGCGGAACAAAAGTACGCGATAGTTACTTCGCAGAAATTTGTTTAACTCGTCAGTGCACAGATCCAAAGTatagtaaagccttgatctaaggaaACGGAAACCGTAGGATCTAAGAAAAGCGAATATCCCCTTCACTGTGGAGCATACCCcgcgaggggccaagaagcAAATAGTAGAACCACAGGATTTAAGAAACAGATTTAACACACAGACCCGagagtttttcttagatcgaggctTCACTGCATCTACTTTTCGGTTGATATTTCTTCTAAAAAATCAGAGCTTTTACATAGTACATAATATTATTGTTGTTATATTGCATAAAACTGCTAGTAAAACAAGAATTTATTGGGAAATTCCAAGataatttatagaaaattaaaacagtaaaaattaatttaatggatATCACAGACCCATACACTGAAGAGATAGAAAGTATTACAGTAAAGTCTCATTCTAAGTCCGACAGAGGACACCGGTCTATGTCAACTCGCCCACCCATTCCACTGACTGAGGAACATATCCCACGAGGGGCCGAGATGCTCTAGCTACCCGAGGGGCTGTAGCTGTAGGTccgttaatttgcaaaattctagACTAATTCTTTCTattcttttctacgttcggcgcggtcgacgaaGCCACAAAACAATAGTGTCCCGTTCCGATCTATGTCacaacacagaaccgagaattgaCTTAGAATGGGACATTACTGTATCAAGTAATGATTTACTTTCTTGATAATATGTTTCGCTTACCTGGACTACCAAATTTCGAAGGTGAAcggaaaagtggaaaatttgATCGGGTTATAGGCTGATTAGACGGgtcaaaatattgaaaatatggtTTGTCTAACTGAGAAGCAAAATTTACACTGATCTTCATTTGTATCGCGAATATTGCTCCCAACACGGAGAAGAAACATATGTAGAATATTATTAACTGTACTAAagtgtgaaaaaatgttatgtGTCAATAATAAACTATACCGGGTGATTCACAACaaacaggccacctaaatagctCCGTTAGGATTAGAGATAGAAGGAAATGTTACAgagaaaagttgtactgttaaagGGGGCAAATATGATGATATAAAAATGTTCCGATTGTAGTCGTTTTCAAGGTCttttgaaggtcatcgatgatttttaaatagcaccatatatttttaacttcacagtgttgtagctgatgtcaagacgagttcaatgatgtggtacactatgaccttcaaatgaccttgattttcgaaaattggcgTTCCTTTGCGCGGTCCATCTCTTTAggctattgtgatgcaaaaaatatttgttacgtaatgtgcatatcatcaatggaccaaatatctggcaagaatatttttttccaaaggtcatttttttcggagttatcaaggtcatcgatgttttctgatacataactacatttttattttattgcatcgggtaattgatcgaaaaatacattcagatatgtataataacgtgACCTTGAGCctgatctgaaggtaaaactttaattttcgaagatcaaggtcatttgaaggtcatagtgtaccacatcattgaactcgtcttgacatcagctacaacactgtgaagttaaaaatatatggtgctatttaaaaatcatcgatgaccttcaaaagaccttgaaaacgactacaatcggaacatttttttatatcaccatatttgctccctttaacagtacaacttttctcTCTAACATTTCCTACTATCTCTAATCCTAACGGagctatttaggtggcctgtttgtcgtgaatcaccctgtgtacatatgtatatttatacttATACCAAAATATTCTTAAACTGAGTTTAAAGTATATTAACAATTAATCCCATAACAAACAAATAGATAATGCTAtagaaaaaatcaaaataaacaaacaattattttttttacacaatatacatggtgtcccaaaaatgtgtaCCTCCTTGAAAAGTGATTCCTGAGCGAACGAAAAACTCCGGTTAGGCCAATGCCAGAATACGTCCGCTATAGCCgcgccctgattggtccatgtttttcattaataactccagaacaaagccacggagaatattttcgcaaaggaaagagTTAATtcaatgatctcaggaatcacTCCTTTCAAAGGAGTACAGCATTTTTGGGACACACTGTATAGCGTGTGTTATCATATCTTGTACATATACATTGtataaacaataatatgaaCCTGTGTTATCAAGAAAATCGATTCTAAATTATGTATCTCTTATCGCAGTATAATAAACATGTCAAACATTATATTATACATGCTTGTTTGATAAACATATATCGTGTTATTATACTATTTAAAAGTATAGAAATGTAGGGTAATATAAACAAACTGGATATCATTGAATTGATAAATATATTGCTTAACGTTACTATACCTATTGCTGTCTATTTATATTCAATTTATACGTTTTTATAAAGATTTTCCACAATATCTAAACATACTCTAAACCGAAAACTTTAGTGATAAGAAATACAGAGACATTATCAACATAAAATTAATCTGAAAATTGTGATGAAACGCAATTTATATTACCCCATTCTTTAGCTGTTCTGTCGAGAAATGCTTTTCGTTCATTATTCCAAATGAACCGCAGGAAATTTTTAAAAGGCCCTAAATCAGGCCGAGGTTGTCGACTTTCGTAATAGAGGTCGTCGTGTAATATGGCCATGTTAAAATGTAGTTTCGTAAATTCAAGTCAAAAATTGGAAGATGGTTTTAGTAATTTCATACGTTTTGAAGTTAGTTAGTACAAATCAAAATTCCATGAACAATTCATCTCGATATATGCATGTATTCTTTGTGCTACGAAAGACACTTTCTATAGATTTACAGGTACCAATACATATTATACAAGGtgttcggtaactggtggtataATCGAaaaggggatgattctacatgaaaaaataagtcgaaaatatagaataaaatttttttatgtgagactttgtttccgagaaaatcgactttgaatTTTCGCCGGGTACGCGTGCACTTGATCATGTCTCGGTATaggtaaaataaacatttccgtgacactgGAAGTGTTTGTCAACATAAACTTCAATCGAGACAATGATCTACAATCTACAGTCAGATCCGTTATAACTCTCTCTATCTTCATTCGTAGTTCCCATTTACGCCGAGGGTGGTATCAGTTTCGCTCCTGCGCACCCATAAGGATGCACCTTAAAATAAAGGTGCTAAAAGCAGGACTCTTCAGAAGCAAACGCGTAAAACGCTACAGaggataattatatatatatatatatgtatatgtggtTGTAgtagaataaataaattattatgttagtTAAGATACTACTTGGATACTACTTATAATTTTAGTAAAGTGTGTAATTTAGCAAAAAAATATATTGCTTGCTGAAACATATATGATCATATTAGCATGATAATATTAGATATAAATATGTGTTACTACTGTATATTGTCTTCATTTTTGTACAAATCAAAATAATTCCACACGTATTTATAAATACAAGATCGACAAAGCGCATTTACAATTCACATTGTCAGACGACGTGCCGTAACATGAGAATCCTCCTTTTTGAATATGGAGTAGTTTGTAATTTTCGATTTATGGTTCGCGTCTGTTTCGGATAGTCGAATTATTACGGTATGGCTGATGCGGGCCTAAGTTTAGATGATATAATTAAGAAGTTCAAGACGCCTGGAATGAGGAGCAAAGGCGGAGGGTGaggcaattttcaaaaattcataaTAGATTTACGTCGTTTCGACTCGTATGTTATTGATTTCTCTATAACCTTAAAGAATTCGACttaaagttattaacgaaatttACTTGCTATTCGTCTGACAATATTTGCAAAAGAATATCACTTCAATCATGGTGGTTCTTTTTAAATACCTTGACGCTTGTAATAATTCGAAGATTTTCTTGAACAGAGTCTTATAGAAAAcataaaaatcttttaaatcgGGTGTTTTCGCTTAAGTTATAATATTTTAGatacgaattttttcataatgacGCTTTTTTTTCACTGCTATCACAAACGGCTCGAAATATTCCAAAATTTACTGCTAAAGTTTattagaaatgtattttttgcaaatattatttattttgaacATTGTCAATATGACTGATGCTTGATCATTAATGAGATTTGACAGTAGCCTCTATTATTAGAACTTGTATATATGTACAACATTACGatgatgcaattgttatttttaaaagTAACAGtacattattttgtaatttcttATATAGTGTTCGTCGGAGGATCAATAGGGGTGCGCGTGCTAATGGTTCTGTAAGGGGACAGGGTTCGCAAGTAATTACAGATGCACGctttaaaattatacaaaagAATCGAGAAAAGCTAACAGATGCGAGAGACAAACTCGCAGAAATTGCAAAGCAAAGCGATGCTAGATTAAAGTTAGACAAAATCCGTGCATCGCAATTGAAAAAAGTAGACACACCGTTGCCTGGAATTTCTCGAAAGACAGGTCGTAATGGAAGGTTATCGTTATCGACTAATAAATTGCCACCACTTATGCCGCATCCCATGCCGCTGAATATTCCAAACAATTTTATGCCTCCACCGACAAGAGCGGTTGGCTATAGACCACCTCCTCTCGTGGAACCTCATTACATCGGAGACATGAGCATGGATTACAATGATggtacaaaatacatgtttttaaCAGTTGGATTCAtaactggacagcggattttatgcatttatgatgaataggtgtaatttgaaacagtaaaaacattcggagaatttaaaaatattgttatattattctcaacctattaaatgtgtattttcataaagatccgctgtttattCATAATTGATGAAATCATTTAATGAGTTTGCATGTTTTAGACTATTTAATGGAAGCAGCACCCTTACGAAGAACTGTGAATAACGAGTATGCTCCCACAccacctcctccacctcctgtGTTCAGTATTAAACCTGCATCTCCGTATACATGGGTAAAACCACCAAGTAATAGCGTTTCAAGAATCGTACCTTCTAGAAAGCCTGATGTCGATAGGGAACGAGAAAGAGTAAGGGATTATAAAGTTATCGCACGCTCTTCAATGGTAAATACTTTTatagacattttagcacaaCCACTTGTATAATGTTAGTACCtatattaatactaatttcagaCAAAAGCTGTCTCCCCTACATATAAAGATGATTGGAGTTTTGGCACAAAATCACGGTACATGTTTTTCTTTATACATGTAACATCTgcattttgttaaattttcttctctgtACAATATCTAACATTAATGCTATTATTTAGTACCATACTAGCGGAAGAGCCAATGGAGTCAAAGTATTATGATTCAAGAAGTCACAGAGACATGGGGGTAAAATCAAGACTGGATTCAATCCCAACTAAATCACGTACTATGGGCGTTTTATCTAGACCCAAAACTACTTCTAGTTCATCATCACAGTCTACTGGTTATAGAATTGTAGTGTCAAATTTACAAGCAAATGTTACTCAAGAAGATATTAAGGTATTACTATCGGGTTAATGACTTGTGGAGAAAGATTGTGGACATTAgtttaagtaaataaataagattaatattttttatttcaggaattATTCGAGGATGTAGGAGAATTATTAGTATCCAGATTAGTACGACCAGGCACTGCGGAGGTCATTTATAAGACATTAAAGGATGCCACTAAAGCTGTTGAAACTTATCACAATAGGCAGTTAGATGGACATCCTATGAAATGTCTCTTAGTGAATCCACGACCAAAAAATAATCCAACAGGACCTGCTGTTAGATCTATTACAGAGTGAGTATATCATTTGATGTTACATTCGTGCATATCAAATATTTCTGTAACATCATTTCTACTTCCGCGTACGTTTACAGATCCAGAAGGAGCGTTAGTTCAAGTTACGTACAACCAAGTTTAGGAGCAGTGCACCGTGCattgttcgacgattcttaatCAAATGTATCAGTTTTGTCAAAAAACGCCAAATGTAATGGCAATGAATTTTATTCCAATATTTCTAAACGGGAATAAATGTGGGACATGGGGAGCTGGAATCAATTGTATGAGAAAAACTTAACATGTAGAAAATGAAAAACGTTCTCTGTGGAATTTTAGATAATGGATCATCActtatttcaactttaatttgtataaaatatagtATGCTTCGGCAGTTAAAGGAGGATGAGCACGATAGCGAATGAATATAAATTGTAAACGGCAACTACAAGATGCTTCTTGTACCTTTAATATACACCAATAAAACAAGCATTTAGGAATTTCTAATACTTCGTTTTGAATAAGATGTCGACAAAGGGAAAAAATAGCTTCGCTTGAAAATTGAACTGTAAAATGTATGaatgtacaatatttttattagatTAACAACAGTTTATATATATGGTCAGAACTTGAGAGCTACATATATACAacattatagaaattaaaaagTCCCACAGACAGTTTTCTCAAAGATTTCCTAAGAACAATTATTTTGCTATTGACAATGAGTATCTCGGAAAAAAGAAACCCAGTAGTACCTCTTCTTCATACTATCTGCTGCTAATCACGCTTTGCCGACCAATCAAAACATTCATCGGTGGAAAAGGGACTTTTACGCGAAGAGCAAACGATTTCGCGACTATTTTATTCGCAACGCTACAATAATCTATCTCCGCAATGGTAACTTTCATCTCTGTTCAAAAACGACTAATGCAATATGCAACACGCGTGGTTTTGTTCGCTACTCTACTGCAAATCGCGGATGTGCCCATTTCCATCTCCGCTCTGATCGATAATACTACTATTATACTATTTCTACAGACGAGTACAGTGAcaaagtattaataaaataaccgCATCCGAAGATGTGAGGCCATTGTAGTTGCCCTCTTGAGCGACAATTTGTCGGTGCCATTTCGGCATAtagcctcttctttttcttcggcggACCACCAAACAACTAAAACTTTAAACGTGCTCGCAGTGAAAACGATCGACGACTTCCGAAACGAATCACAAGTTTTGAGAGAAGCCGATCGTTCCGCTGGTGCAATCGAGCAGGTCAGTGCTGCGATATGGTGCAACTTTTCACGctcatgcgcggcaatttccgCCTCAGTAtagtaagattctcgataaaatggggtacctcgAGCATCccacagaattttaaaaaattgatatgatttgattctgaaaaatgaatctaTAACATGCGTATTTGTGcatattttgtaacttgtagggcacgtcctggagtctttttatATTCCCGctaatataactgcctcaggacTCTATTATCTCATTATCCTAATATACATAGCAGAGATATACTCTctgtagatacgttactgttttggccgcgcatgcgcgtgaaaagTTGCACCATATCCAACCATATCGCAGCACTGGAGCAgtgcgcaacgtttcgaaaCCCTAATTCGCGCGCGTCCGCGTCCACGAAAAGATACACGAGCACGAAGCATCAATTCGAACGTCATGCCTCGTATTATTTATCTTCGAGACGAAACTTCGAGCTCTTCCAGTGACTGACTACCATGCAAATCGCGGCCTACCCGAAAGAGAAAGCGGTAGCCAGCCCCTTAGAATGAACAGACACACTAAGAAGGTAAGCGACCTACCTACCTACTACCTAgccctatatttaaaaaatggcaaatGACACAAGCTCACTaacatatttacatattatgtCCACACAGACGCCAGGGTGCAATAGCCTAACACCTAGAGAGAATGTCCTGGGACGCCTTCGACACTCTAACATTAGAATCTCACGCAAGCACACTCTAAGGTACGTACCAGTTTTCCTAAAATCGACTGACAGTGGCAGTCATTGTGAAACAAATGAATAAATTGAAACAACAGCTTAATTTACACTGAATTAAATTATGGTTAATTCTGAATACTGCACATTTTATTTTAGTGAATAGAAAAAACTCTACTACACATATTCCACGACGATGCATGTATACAGCCTGTATACGAATAAAAAGAGCAGATCTTTGTCTTGCGGATGGCATTGGGAGCAGTGATGATGGGACATCAATAATCGTTTGGATAGGATTTGTGTCGCAGGTAAGAGGAAAAGACGTTGTTACGATAGAATCTACTAAAGATTTTATTTGCTCGGTATAATACGATCACAATATTTGTAGTTTGCAACTACAAGATATAAACGCTAATACATCGTACATGTTATTACTGACATGCACCGAGTTCTCTCAGAAATAGGTTTTAAGTTACCTAGAGAATTGCGAGCAAATAGCTGACAGTTAGTTGACAATTGTAATTCGACGAAATGAATGGcacataaataattttattccgtCATCATCACGAAAATTTCTGAAGGGAGAGAACAGATTTGCGAGACACGATTCCATTTATCTTGCTTAACCAACGAGGTGGATCATCTGTCGATATATATTAACCGCTGCTTATGTACCTTTGTTACCCTCACACATCCACTTGAAAAGAAGATATACATTTTACaatacaaaatagaataaaaaaagtTAATGTAAAATAGTTTAGTACCCGGTATATAGAACGCTGCACACGGTCGTTTCactaaaaaatatgtacaaaatacgttttaattagCACTGATTACCAATACTGAACCTTACGAtctgaaataatttaattttccatTCTAAGTATATATCCGCACGACGATTAAACTTAACAAATTTCGAACTAAATCTCACTTGACTATGTTTTACGTATGAAAGTCTCTCTCTTTTAATCCGTCTCTGAAAACGCTCGATCGTATCAGTCGAAGGATATCGTTTAACTTCTACGATTGCTCGTTTTCGACTTGTTTGGCAACCGGAGGACTTCCGCGTAGGACATCTCTAAGCGTTTCAGGCGGGCGACTTCTTCCGACGCGGCGCTCGGCTTGTAGTCCCTGTACTCGAAACTGTTATTATGCTGCTCGGTATTGTTGCGTGTGTACACGTTGGTACGTCTGCCAGTCCGCGGCGACTCCTTCGTCCTGTTCGCGTAACTGAAGTCGTTGCACACGGTGTTCTGTTCGAGAGCGTTGAACGGCCTGAACTTCTTCTTCCCGCTGCTGTTCGTCTTCGTGGAGGCCATTTTCGGGTTTGTTGTTGGGATCACGTCGGGCGTGGCCGGCAGGTCGTTGTGCAACACCCTCCTGCTGGAATGTTTCCTCGACGATTTCTTGGAGATGTGAATGCTGGTGCTCAGATAGTCCAAGTGGTATCCGTGCTTCCTGCCTTCGATCTTCTCGTGTTTCACCTGTTCGTGACGAGTAGACTCGTTGTTCTGTCGTTCGTTCATTGCGTTCATCGAAATCGGGGTCTTTATCCTGTACGGGGGCTCGGACACAACAGAGGCAACGACAGAGGACACAACGCTCTGGTTATCGTCCGTGGTTTCACTAGGCAGGTCCTCCTGAGCCAATGCCGAAGACTGTGGTGGCGAGGCGACTGTGCTCGTGGAATCGTCCAAAAGCGGCAGCTTCTCCCCTTCGTCTTTCGCTTCCGCCGCTCGCTTTAGAACACTGAATATTTGGCTAAATATTTGTCTGTACTCCGGCGTTTTACGGAACCTGCTCTCGATCGGGCTGTTGTCGTCGTAAATGCTAAACTTGCAGTCTTCGCCGTCGGCGATGGAACAAAGGAACGAGCCAGGCCTTCCCTCGGTCTGCGTCATCTTGTTGCTCGTCTCGTCCTGGAACCCGGAAGACGAGGTCTCCGCCTCGGAGAAGTCTGTCGGGGTGGCGGAGAACGGTTTCTTACCGCACATCTCCGATTTGGCACGTGTACCGTTGCCGACAACCGATTTCGCCGACTCTGGTTGTAAATCCCCTTCCAACGATGGGTTCTGGAAATTGTTGAACTCGCCCGACATCTCGAGCTCCTCTTGCAAGGACATGGGCGGCACGCCGTCCTTCCGTCGCGGCGTAGGACGTCTTTGGACTTCTAATAGGGCTTGGTACTTCTCCACGAGAATTCTGTACGGATTTTTCAAGTCGATAGAATTGCTGTCTTCGTGATTCAAGTCCTGTAACCAATAGATTTTTATATTTCGTATGCGTGCTTACAGAGCAAAATCATTTATAGAGAACGTCATCTGAATAACTGATACGGTTTCATTCTCTCTTCAATAATAAGGTTAAAGATATCTTctataaatttttgcctttttcctatGTGATACTTAATTATACTCAACAGTGTCGAAATGATTGACTTTCATACACTTGGCCAGGTtcacaattttaatttataattatttatgttTGTGACTGTGTTGTTCCACACCACTTTGTATTTCACGTATAGGAATCACTTGTATACAACGAAGTGAATTCCGCGTTGTGAAATgtgaaaatgtaattttttcttatttgattgataatttttgtaacatttgcaaaaaaattaaGCTGAATCTGATTGGTGTTTATTCAAGAATGAacaggtacaattataaaaatttaagtgGTGATGAAAAACAAGGATAATTGGATTTGAGGTAAGGAGTCGCCAGATTTATAGGATATTAAATAAGAGAAAGCAACAGTgtttattgaaaaaatatgcTTTATTTAAGATCATATAAATCTGGCACTTACACCTTACAACAGAGTTTTAACAAATATTTCGACTAGATACGCAAACAATATATGGTTATGTTACAAGTcgattaaacaagttataaataTTTGCGATTAACTAAGCAAAACTAGCTCTACAAGATAACGGTATCACCAAACGCAATTTACTTAGGTTTTACACCACTATAGCGAACGATTACATTACgagatatatataatataataattactttctagattttttatttaaaacagtCTTATTATGTCTTTGGAAAACACTcttctattatacagggtgtcccggtaATTATGGTACAACCGTGGACGGGGGTGATTCTACTTGAgcaaataagtcgaaaatatcaaattaatatttttcattcgcGCCTTGTAttggagaaaatcgagtttaatgataaaaataaaaaacattcaattttcttttccgtaccgtattttagtatttaacaatagaactaccgagcactatatgcaattggcatacatttgccttataataatgacaaaattgcaattatttagattttgtaccAGCTTTGTTCgaatatgtacttcaatagagaAGTTCGCTAAAcgaaatttctcagaaaaacaaatttataGTTTTCGGTAGTTCGAACATCCGGTAGTTCGagtgttaaaaatgaaaaaaattaattcttcctCTCGATTTTCTGAGAAAAAATATCTtagagaaacatatttataattttaatatttctaaaagaccAAATCAGGAGCAAGGCATTTTGACTCATCCGGTAGTTCAagtgttaaaaatgaaaaaaattaattcttcctCTCGAGATTTCGAGATCgtaatattaattgaaatagtATAAAAGTGCAGACAATGTCTTTTATgtttacgtatatatatatatgctatGAATAATGTATTACTGAACAGTTATAGAAAATGCAAACGATAGTTTGAGGAAAGCCTCACGAAtctaataatttgataaaaGTGCGATGTAACTTGTCAGGTTATTAGAAGTGATGTGTGATATCAGTGATGGTGATGATGAGTTGTTAGAAGCGATCACGACAATCacgaatcactgtgaaaaatTACCTGTAAAAGTAACAGTTTCACGCCATCCCTAATCATAATCTACTAATTATACTTCTTACAAATACTATGtatagtaaatcctctataaacgcaaaaaggtcgtacacgataaacgcaaaaaaatatcccctctcTACTATAGTTGTAACATGCAAACTTGATGGATAATCAAAGTCgactttctcgaaaacaaagcgtcaaatgaaaaaaatttattccgtattttcgacttattttctcatgtagaatcacccTCCACGCTTGCACCACCActcgggacactctgtatactcGTTGACCCTAAAGAGCAGTTGCTCTTTTGTCAAAATTATTTCATGTTAGAGAGTTTAACATTATTTTCTTCAACACACGTCGAACTAAATTCGTTATTATTTGTTACTAATGTAAGTGTTCAACTCTATGAAATTCATCGTATTTTATTTACACCGTACCTTAGTCGATCGtattaaatcatttttaatgtatttatatgtttataattCCGACATGTTCTCGAACTGATTTTGTGAATTTAGAAAATGTCGGAATAATGTCAAGAAGATCGAGTTGAAAACGTctttaatatacaataaaaactatAAACTATAGTAGTTGTTACGAATATATGTAGATTGTTTATTCAAATTTAATTGTTAGTTTAGATTTCAATTAATCACAAATGGAATATACTAAATATCCTAGAGAAATTTTACGCGTTCTCTGATCGTAAAGATCTTTCTGAGAATGAAGATCGGTATTCGAAATGGTTTCAAAAGCAA contains:
- the LOC143206999 gene encoding uncharacterized protein LOC143206999, with protein sequence MADAGLSLDDIIKKFKTPGMRSKGGGVRRRINRGARANGSVRGQGSQVITDARFKIIQKNREKLTDARDKLAEIAKQSDARLKLDKIRASQLKKVDTPLPGISRKTGRNGRLSLSTNKLPPLMPHPMPLNIPNNFMPPPTRAVGYRPPPLVEPHYIGDMSMDYNDDYLMEAAPLRRTVNNEYAPTPPPPPPVFSIKPASPYTWVKPPSNSVSRIVPSRKPDVDRERERVRDYKVIARSSMTKAVSPTYKDDWSFGTKSRTILAEEPMESKYYDSRSHRDMGVKSRLDSIPTKSRTMGVLSRPKTTSSSSSQSTGYRIVVSNLQANVTQEDIKELFEDVGELLVSRLVRPGTAEVIYKTLKDATKAVETYHNRQLDGHPMKCLLVNPRPKNNPTGPAVRSITESRRSVSSSYVQPSLGAVHRALFDDS
- the LOC143209199 gene encoding sodium/potassium-transporting ATPase subunit beta-like, with amino-acid sequence MAILHDDLYYESRQPRPDLGPFKNFLRFIWNNERKAFLDRTAKEWVQLIIFYICFFSVLGAIFAIQMKISVNFASQLDKPYFQYFDPSNQPITRSNFPLFRSPSKFGSPGIAFKPTSISAVSPIISVSHSNIKARPKRYIQALNDFLEEYSKNVSKYDVNCQNNFYKPCYFNIKSLGPCSKYPYGYSNPLQPCVLIKFNKRFDWVPHHFNQSSVLPENIPNNLKKIIQTSQKFYIWLSCDGANNVDKEHIGDIEYIPSPGFPVEYFPFIGQPDYLSPIVALHFKSLTPNRLVTVECNLWAFNIEQRSRFSLEFQIIIDD